A single genomic interval of Anopheles darlingi chromosome X, idAnoDarlMG_H_01, whole genome shotgun sequence harbors:
- the LOC125952089 gene encoding double-stranded RNA-specific editase Adar isoform X2: MMSNNSSSNINKNKSNNNCSSTTASSLKSSNTTSNSSSSSSISRKINTISNNSNAVNKKHTSSGSGNSYTTHSGTGTGGGGNSHGTTMPGATSRRVAKRKASTVNIPPTVRKRRKIQHLPKPGDARQEQVPQTKNTVAVLNELKRNLVYNVESQTGPVHAPLFTISVVVDGQKFVGTGPSKKLARVAAAASALRSFIQFKDGATLTPIEPLQNVDFTSDDPMIENSIFPLSDTVAGGAGCGVLHEPLSVVTNGKPLPDVASAVAAGAGAATATAAISGNSSNNTNKYSSNSNSYSTGGSSSSISNSNSASSNINSVHTQHTVASSSIGNSSGRGSQAKYNHSGRQSNADTTTHALAHVKGGVRGGTSGGNVGNNGSVLRPGPDGATRDAAASAAGEKIGTAALDRHLPHHQQAPAAVAGHGGVETVRLLSVTAGATAPVAAAAGAAATTAVAASSLTTNKLKVSAANIARSSGPGAGNATGHHPKSQPEKGPVMLLHELFTDAHFECVSSDGLQHSKFTVVVTVNDNQRFEGTGPSKKMAKNAAAKAALASICNISFSPLQQSKFGLINAGAGNGALCAGSGGLAHNGDSSFKQGKNFELPQTFADAIGKLVIEKFNLVMQSSDVYSRRKVLAGFVMTYGYDVKTARVISLATGTKCVSGEHMSVTGSVINDSHAEIIARRGLMDFIYSQLDLLCRRQADPTSAEDTPAPVVFNGSTTAAGSIMVSANECSAQLGSKEMETVSTEPEEEPIFNKPNSETGLYTLKEGIYFHLYINTAPCGDARVFSPHENDSMDVDKHPNRKARGQLRTKVESGEGTIPVKSSEGIQTWDGVLQGQRLLTMSCSDKISRWNVLGLQGSLLASIIQPIYLHSIVLGSLLHPAHMYRAICGRIENAIQGLPPPYRLNKPKLALMTSAESRNQTKPPNFSINWITDCTEVEIVNSFTGKLINNNTNTSKMSRLSKQSFYRRYTNVIAQLPHVRFRDLKPTYFETKMSVVEYQQAKRELFAAFSKEDLGDWLKKPIEQDQFTLLTAKETDPPSQQQHQPQQQSQQQQQQQQVQQHGIQQLPQLLSPSSSAMPT; encoded by the exons TGAATATCCCGCCAA CGGTGAGAAAACGGCGTAAGATCCAGCATCTACCGAAACCGGGCGATGCCCGCCAGGAGCAGGTGCCGCAGACGAAGAACACCGTCGCCGTGCTGAACGAGCTAAAGCGCAACCTAGTGTACAATGTGGAGTCGCAGACGGGACCGGTGCATGCGCCACTCTTCACGATCTCCGTGGTG GTCGATGGCCAGAAGTTTGTCGGGACCGGGCCAAGCAAAAAGTTGGCCCgggtggcggctgctgcctCGGCGTTGCGCAGCTTCATCCAGTTCAAAGATGGGGCCACGCTCACGCCAATCGAGCCTCTGCAGAACGTGGACTTCACCAGCGACGATCCGATGATCGAGAACAGTATCTTTCCACTCTCGGACACGGTAGCGGGCGGTGCTGGCTGTGGTGTCCTGCACGAACCGCTGTCAGTTGTCACGAATGGCAAGCCGCTACCGGATGTTGCTAGTGCTGTtgcggctggtgctggagctgccactgccactgccgcgaTCAGTGGAAACTCGTCCAATAACACCAACAAATacagcagtaacagtaactCATACAGTACTGgcggcagtagtagcagcatcagcaacagcaacagtgcgAGTAGTAATATCAACAGTGTCCATACGCAGCATACTGTCGCATCCAGTAGTATCGGTAATAGCAGCGGCCGAGGCAGTCAAGCCAAGTACAACCACAGCGGCCGCCAGAGTAATGCCGACACGACAACGCATGCCCTTGCTCATGTTAAGGGTGGAGTACGTGGTGGCACTTCAGGAGGAAATGTTGGCAACAACGGTAGCGTGTTGAGGCCCGGCCCTGACGGAGCCACCAGGGACGCAGCagcgtctgctgctggtgagaaAATCGGCACGGCTGCGCTGGATCGACACCTACCACACCATCAACAGGCACCAGCGGCGGTAGCGGGGCACGGCGGTGTTGAGACGGTTCGACTGTTGTCGGTCACAGCCGGTGCAACAGCtccagtcgcagcagcagcaggagcagcagcaacaacagcagttgcAGCCTCCAGTTTAACAACCAATA AGCTAAAGGTGTCCGCCGCGAACATCGCTCGTAGCAGTGGTCCCGGTGCCGGCAACGCAACCGGCCATCACCCGAAATCCCAGCCGGAAAAAGGACCGGTCATGTTGCTGCACGAGCTCTTCACCGATGCGCACTTCGAATGCGTTTCCTCCGATGGGCTGCAACACTCGAAGTTCACCGTGGTCGTGACGGTTAACGATAACCAGCGGTTCGAGGGGACAGGCCCGTCAAAAAAGATGGCGAAGAATGCGGCCGCCAAGGCGGCGCTCGCCTCGATCTGCAACATCTCTTTCAGTCCACTTCAGCAGTCCAAGTTCGGGCTGATTAATGCTGGTGCCGGAAACGGGGCACTCTGTGCTGGTTCCGGTGGTCTTGCACACAACGGGGACAGCTCTTTTAAGCAAGGCAAAAACTTTGAATTACCACAAACGTTCGCGGATGCCATCGGGAA ACTGGTGATTGAGAAGTTCAATTTGGTAATGCAGAGCAGCGACGTGTACAGCCGGCGTAAGGTGCTGGCAGGGTTCGTGATGACCTATGGTTACGATGTGAAGACGGCGCGTGTTATTTCGTTGGCCACTGGTACAAAGTGTGTGAGCGGTGAGCACATGAGCGTTACTGGTTCGGTGATTAATGATTCGCATGCCGAGATCATTGCGCGCCGTGGACTGATGGACTTCATCTACAGCCAGCTCGACTTGCTTTGCCGCCGCCAGGCAGATCCGACCAGTGCTGAGGATACCCCTGCGCCCGTGGTTTTCAATGGTAGTACCACCGCCGCTGGTAGTATAATGGTTTCAGCTAACGAATGCTCGGCACAGCTGGGCTCGAAGGAAATGGAGACTGTCAGTACCGAACCGGAGGAGGAACCGATTTTCAACAAACCGAACAGTGAAACAGGCCTGTACACGCTCAAGGAGGGCATTTACTTTCATCTGTACATCAACACCGCACCCTGTGGTGACGCGCGGGTCTTCAGTCCACACGAGAACGACAGCATGGACGTGGACAAGCATCCCAACAG GAAAGCCCGTGGCCAGCTGCGCACAAAGGTAGAGTCAGGTGAAGGTACGATACCGGTGAAGAGCAGTGAGGGCATCCAGACATGGGACGGTGTGCTGCAAGGCCAGCGTCTGCTGACGATGTCCTGTTCCGACAAGATCTCACGCTGGAACGTGCTGGGACTGCAGGGATCGTTGCTAGCCTCTATTATACAGCCAATTTATCTGCATTCGATCGTGCTCGGTAGCCTGTTGCATCCGGCACATATGTACCG TGCTATCTGCGGTAGAATAGAGAACGCAATCCAGGGGCTTCCGCCACCGTACCGTCTCAACAAACCGAAGCTGGCGCTAATGACATCAGCGGAGTCccgcaaccaaaccaaaccgccaAACTTTTCCATCAATTGGATCACCGACTGTACTGAGGTAGAGATCGTCAACTCGTTCACCGGCAAactgatcaacaacaacaccaatacCAGTAAAATGTCGCGCTTGTCGAAACAATCGTTCTACCGGCGCTATACCAATGTCATCGCACAGCTGCCGCATGTACGCTTCCGTGACCTTAAACCAACGTACTTTGAGACAAAGATGTCGGTGGTCGAGTACCAGCAGGCCAAACGCGAGCTTTTCGCTGCGTTCAGTAAGGAGGATTTAGGCGACTGGCTGAAGAAACCGATAGAGCAGGATCAGTTCACGCTGCTGACTGCGAAGGAAACGGATCCTCcttcacagcagcaacatcagccacaacagcagtcacaacaacagcagcagcagcagcaagtacaACAGCACGGAATACAACAGTTACCGCAGCTATTATCGCCTTCATCTTCGGCGATGCCAACATGA
- the LOC125952089 gene encoding uncharacterized protein LOC125952089 isoform X1, translated as MMSNNSSSNINKNKSNNNCSSTTASSLKSSNTTSNSSSSSSISRKINTISNNSNAVNKKHTSSGSGNSYTTHSGTGTGGGGNSHGTTMPGATSRRVAKRKASTVNIPPTVRKRRKIQHLPKPGDARQEQVPQTKNTVAVLNELKRNLVYNVESQTGPVHAPLFTISVVVDGQKFVGTGPSKKLARVAAAASALRSFIQFKDGATLTPIEPLQNVDFTSDDPMIENSIFPLSDTVAGGAGCGVLHEPLSVVTNGKPLPDVASAVAAGAGAATATAAISGNSSNNTNKYSSNSNSYSTGGSSSSISNSNSASSNINSVHTQHTVASSSIGNSSGRGSQAKYNHSGRQSNADTTTHALAHVKGGVRGGTSGGNVGNNGSVLRPGPDGATRDAAASAAGEKIGTAALDRHLPHHQQAPAAVAGHGGVETVRLLSVTAGATAPVAAAAGAAATTAVAASSLTTNITGASHDASQDQCISGSLDGAASTTVTAAFDTTEPNTSNAAAAAYIAVTTFPSTITSASSACPTIISATTISVNPAVRMLPPADRGAVLAAKAVGGYGGDSSECPRFSNSGGGNSGIRSGDAVPAPNGVLPSSTQHNLTPTASIDWQPLQEKLMKGSPYRHNPQQQQQQPLSSAPRPLFASGRLPSRKTSCADYRSHPYYTNQHHPHSYTHNHQRHYQHNHLAHHYHHNHHQHHHTNHNHPHTGKGGSAFRAREQQQSLTPGTVRAVPVPGSHTNTIVLPCTRSSTFSVTNNEHGGRPLASVNGGTISTFTTVTTTTITTGTISKLPATNLSAGSRQPSPVSSLPLAPLPPSTLSPSITTITTNGATDRAIPSAPVQPCASAPPATTTIITIQSPSTFGASAVPPIASSLTTITSTPNTPNSHQTPANTTTTTNGTSTGQNGHRQVVEKIQQSLDLFKNNNEKAVAWKKRFEKLKVSAANIARSSGPGAGNATGHHPKSQPEKGPVMLLHELFTDAHFECVSSDGLQHSKFTVVVTVNDNQRFEGTGPSKKMAKNAAAKAALASICNISFSPLQQSKFGLINAGAGNGALCAGSGGLAHNGDSSFKQGKNFELPQTFADAIGKLVIEKFNLVMQSSDVYSRRKVLAGFVMTYGYDVKTARVISLATGTKCVSGEHMSVTGSVINDSHAEIIARRGLMDFIYSQLDLLCRRQADPTSAEDTPAPVVFNGSTTAAGSIMVSANECSAQLGSKEMETVSTEPEEEPIFNKPNSETGLYTLKEGIYFHLYINTAPCGDARVFSPHENDSMDVDKHPNRKARGQLRTKVESGEGTIPVKSSEGIQTWDGVLQGQRLLTMSCSDKISRWNVLGLQGSLLASIIQPIYLHSIVLGSLLHPAHMYRAICGRIENAIQGLPPPYRLNKPKLALMTSAESRNQTKPPNFSINWITDCTEVEIVNSFTGKLINNNTNTSKMSRLSKQSFYRRYTNVIAQLPHVRFRDLKPTYFETKMSVVEYQQAKRELFAAFSKEDLGDWLKKPIEQDQFTLLTAKETDPPSQQQHQPQQQSQQQQQQQQVQQHGIQQLPQLLSPSSSAMPT; from the exons TGAATATCCCGCCAA CGGTGAGAAAACGGCGTAAGATCCAGCATCTACCGAAACCGGGCGATGCCCGCCAGGAGCAGGTGCCGCAGACGAAGAACACCGTCGCCGTGCTGAACGAGCTAAAGCGCAACCTAGTGTACAATGTGGAGTCGCAGACGGGACCGGTGCATGCGCCACTCTTCACGATCTCCGTGGTG GTCGATGGCCAGAAGTTTGTCGGGACCGGGCCAAGCAAAAAGTTGGCCCgggtggcggctgctgcctCGGCGTTGCGCAGCTTCATCCAGTTCAAAGATGGGGCCACGCTCACGCCAATCGAGCCTCTGCAGAACGTGGACTTCACCAGCGACGATCCGATGATCGAGAACAGTATCTTTCCACTCTCGGACACGGTAGCGGGCGGTGCTGGCTGTGGTGTCCTGCACGAACCGCTGTCAGTTGTCACGAATGGCAAGCCGCTACCGGATGTTGCTAGTGCTGTtgcggctggtgctggagctgccactgccactgccgcgaTCAGTGGAAACTCGTCCAATAACACCAACAAATacagcagtaacagtaactCATACAGTACTGgcggcagtagtagcagcatcagcaacagcaacagtgcgAGTAGTAATATCAACAGTGTCCATACGCAGCATACTGTCGCATCCAGTAGTATCGGTAATAGCAGCGGCCGAGGCAGTCAAGCCAAGTACAACCACAGCGGCCGCCAGAGTAATGCCGACACGACAACGCATGCCCTTGCTCATGTTAAGGGTGGAGTACGTGGTGGCACTTCAGGAGGAAATGTTGGCAACAACGGTAGCGTGTTGAGGCCCGGCCCTGACGGAGCCACCAGGGACGCAGCagcgtctgctgctggtgagaaAATCGGCACGGCTGCGCTGGATCGACACCTACCACACCATCAACAGGCACCAGCGGCGGTAGCGGGGCACGGCGGTGTTGAGACGGTTCGACTGTTGTCGGTCACAGCCGGTGCAACAGCtccagtcgcagcagcagcaggagcagcagcaacaacagcagttgcAGCCTCCAGTTTAACAACCAATA TAACCGGAGCCAGTCACGACGCCAGTCAAGATCAGTGTATCAGCGGCAGTCTTGACGGTGCCGCCAGCACCACTGTCACCGCTGCCTTCGATACTACTGAACCTAATACTTccaatgctgccgctgctgcctaCATCGCTGTAACCACATTCCCTAGCACCATTACCAGCGCCTCCTCCGCTTGTCCTACCATCATCAGCGCAACCACAATTAGCGTTAACCCAGCCGTTCGAATGCTTCCTCCGGCCGATCGTGGTGCAGTACTAGCAGCGAAAGCTGTCGGCGGTTATGGTGGTGATAGTAGTGAGTGTCCGCGTTTCAGtaatagtggtggtggtaatagtGGCATTAGAAGCGGTGATGCTGTGCCCGCCCCAAACGGCGTTCTTCCCTCTTCGACTCAGCACAATCTGACACCGACGGCGTCGATTGACTGGCAGCCATTGCAAGAGAAGTTGATGAAGGGTTCTCCCTACCGTCACAatcctcagcaacagcagcagcagccgttatCGTCGGCACCCAGACCTCTCTTCGCTTCCGGTCGACTACCGAGCCGGAAGACATCGTGTGCCGACTACCGCTCTCATCCCTACTACACTAACCAGCATCATCCACACAGCTAcacccacaaccaccagcGGCACTATCAACACAATCATCTTGCGCACCACtatcatcacaatcatcatcaacaccatcataCCAATCACAACCATCCCCACACCGGTAAAGGAGGGAGTGCGTTCAGggcccgggagcagcagcaatccctAACGCCCGGTACGGTCCGGGCCGTACCGGTCCCCGGTTCGCACACTAACACCATCGTCCTTCCTTGCACGAGATCCTCCACTTTTAGTGTTACTAATAACGAGCATGGTGGTCGTCCACTGGCATCCGTAAACGGTGGGACAATCTCCACCTTCACtactgtcaccaccaccaccattaccaccgggACAATTAGTAAACTTCCTGCTACCAATTTATCGGCCGGCAGCAgacagccgtcgccggtgtcATCACTGCCGCTGGCACCCCTGCCTCCATCGACGCTGAGTCCTAgtattactactattactacgaATGGCGCTACCGATCGAGCCATTCCTTCCGCTCCCGTCCAGCCGTGTGCTTCCGccccaccagccaccactaccatcatcactaTTCAATCGCCTTCAACTTTCGGTGCCAGTGCTGTCCCTCCGATTGCCTCCTCCCTCACCACAATCACTTCCACACCGAACACCCCGAACTCCCACCAAACTCCtgccaacactaccaccaccaccaacggtacCTCCACTGGCCAAAACGGTCATCGGCAGGTGGTCGAAAAGATTCAGCAGAGTTtagatttgtttaaaaataacaatGAGAAGGCAGTAGCGTGGAAGAAGCGTTTCGAAA AGCTAAAGGTGTCCGCCGCGAACATCGCTCGTAGCAGTGGTCCCGGTGCCGGCAACGCAACCGGCCATCACCCGAAATCCCAGCCGGAAAAAGGACCGGTCATGTTGCTGCACGAGCTCTTCACCGATGCGCACTTCGAATGCGTTTCCTCCGATGGGCTGCAACACTCGAAGTTCACCGTGGTCGTGACGGTTAACGATAACCAGCGGTTCGAGGGGACAGGCCCGTCAAAAAAGATGGCGAAGAATGCGGCCGCCAAGGCGGCGCTCGCCTCGATCTGCAACATCTCTTTCAGTCCACTTCAGCAGTCCAAGTTCGGGCTGATTAATGCTGGTGCCGGAAACGGGGCACTCTGTGCTGGTTCCGGTGGTCTTGCACACAACGGGGACAGCTCTTTTAAGCAAGGCAAAAACTTTGAATTACCACAAACGTTCGCGGATGCCATCGGGAA ACTGGTGATTGAGAAGTTCAATTTGGTAATGCAGAGCAGCGACGTGTACAGCCGGCGTAAGGTGCTGGCAGGGTTCGTGATGACCTATGGTTACGATGTGAAGACGGCGCGTGTTATTTCGTTGGCCACTGGTACAAAGTGTGTGAGCGGTGAGCACATGAGCGTTACTGGTTCGGTGATTAATGATTCGCATGCCGAGATCATTGCGCGCCGTGGACTGATGGACTTCATCTACAGCCAGCTCGACTTGCTTTGCCGCCGCCAGGCAGATCCGACCAGTGCTGAGGATACCCCTGCGCCCGTGGTTTTCAATGGTAGTACCACCGCCGCTGGTAGTATAATGGTTTCAGCTAACGAATGCTCGGCACAGCTGGGCTCGAAGGAAATGGAGACTGTCAGTACCGAACCGGAGGAGGAACCGATTTTCAACAAACCGAACAGTGAAACAGGCCTGTACACGCTCAAGGAGGGCATTTACTTTCATCTGTACATCAACACCGCACCCTGTGGTGACGCGCGGGTCTTCAGTCCACACGAGAACGACAGCATGGACGTGGACAAGCATCCCAACAG GAAAGCCCGTGGCCAGCTGCGCACAAAGGTAGAGTCAGGTGAAGGTACGATACCGGTGAAGAGCAGTGAGGGCATCCAGACATGGGACGGTGTGCTGCAAGGCCAGCGTCTGCTGACGATGTCCTGTTCCGACAAGATCTCACGCTGGAACGTGCTGGGACTGCAGGGATCGTTGCTAGCCTCTATTATACAGCCAATTTATCTGCATTCGATCGTGCTCGGTAGCCTGTTGCATCCGGCACATATGTACCG TGCTATCTGCGGTAGAATAGAGAACGCAATCCAGGGGCTTCCGCCACCGTACCGTCTCAACAAACCGAAGCTGGCGCTAATGACATCAGCGGAGTCccgcaaccaaaccaaaccgccaAACTTTTCCATCAATTGGATCACCGACTGTACTGAGGTAGAGATCGTCAACTCGTTCACCGGCAAactgatcaacaacaacaccaatacCAGTAAAATGTCGCGCTTGTCGAAACAATCGTTCTACCGGCGCTATACCAATGTCATCGCACAGCTGCCGCATGTACGCTTCCGTGACCTTAAACCAACGTACTTTGAGACAAAGATGTCGGTGGTCGAGTACCAGCAGGCCAAACGCGAGCTTTTCGCTGCGTTCAGTAAGGAGGATTTAGGCGACTGGCTGAAGAAACCGATAGAGCAGGATCAGTTCACGCTGCTGACTGCGAAGGAAACGGATCCTCcttcacagcagcaacatcagccacaacagcagtcacaacaacagcagcagcagcagcaagtacaACAGCACGGAATACAACAGTTACCGCAGCTATTATCGCCTTCATCTTCGGCGATGCCAACATGA
- the LOC125952355 gene encoding protein misato — translation MVREVLTLQLGNYANYVGTHWWNIQESSFNYDPTAEPSDIEHTVLYREGETRQRQPTFTPRLLMLDLGGTLRHLPRTGDLYEEELAPDGDTPYMQHTTDESDIGAVEVIKQGERYEPHPFQADLSAGLASDTIAAKDYDFRNTVHSWSDYAYARYHPRSINIIERYAYSPTEAQFDTFPNGRGLWQEVDFQENLTDRIRQYIEECDECQGFQTLFDCTDAFTGLTIGLLEHLHDEYGKASIVFPLFSPRSPTFKGADEATSDSIRVVNTGLAFAHLHEHCSLFAPLATMAQCWRTMETPRPLPGLSYDPHSLYQTSAILASFLETVSIRYRLRGGISGGHLAGLCSDLSAYGRRMAAGVLTMPFPMDATQDLIDCLDQLESKQVLAPITPGTGIDTSDQPTRGIVQSVCVRGLPEQRLKRPPTAKGAQRQQRMAGYRCNSVSEMLQLFFSCTLPVSMSHVTATRSPIPVRQPFPVELLHGGPGGLSFDGFRTDDPFAQVAPLASIPTLAALQSSTDLGRPLEALHREVKRVRLARIPRFVECDLDTTEYDEALEQLLVLKEQYDENYSI, via the coding sequence TCGAGCACACGGTGCTGTATCGTGAAGGTGAAACGAGACAACGACAACCGACCTTCACACCGCGCCTCCTAATGTTGGATCTGGGCGGTACGCTGAGGCATCTTCCCCGGACCGGCGACCTGTACGAGGAAGAGCTCGCACCAGACGGTGACACACCGTACATGCAGCACACTACCGATGAATCAGACATCGGAGCGGTGGAAGTTATTAAGCAGGGAGAACGGTACGAACCGCACCCGTTTCAAGCCGACCTTAGCGCAGGGTTAGCGTCGGACACGATCGCCGCGAAGGATTATGATTTTCGCAACACCGTGCACAGCTGGTCGGATTATGCCTACGCCCGCTACCATCCTCGCAGTATCAACATCATCGAGCGCTATGCGTATTCGCCGACCGAGGCCCAGTTCGATACATTCCCGAATGGGCGCGGCCTATGGCAAGAGGTGGACTTCCAGGAGAATCTAACTGACCGCATCCGGCAGTACATCGAGGAGTGCGACGAGTGCCAGGGCTTCCAGACGCTCTTCGACTGCACGGACGCTTTCACCGGGCTCACGATCGGTCTGCTGGAGCATCTACACGACGAGTACGGCAAAGCGTCGATAGTTTTCCCTCTGTTTTCACCGCGGTCGCCCACGTTCAAGGGTGCGGACGAAGCAACGAGCGACTCGATCCGGGTGGTTAACACTGGGCTCGCATTCGCACACCTGCACGAACATTGCTCACTATTTGCGCCCCTTGCAACAATGGCACAGTGCTGGCGCACCATGGAGACACCGCGTCCGTTGCCTGGTCTCAGCTACGATCCGCACAGCCTCTATCAAACATCCGCCATTCTGGCCAGCTTTCTCGAAACGGTTTCAATACGCTACCGATTGCGCGGCGGTATTAGTGGTGGCCATCTAGCCGGACTCTGCAGCGATCTCAGTGCGTATGGTCGCCGAATGGCGGCCGGCGTCCTCACAATGCCTTTCCCGATGGACGCCACGCAGGATCTGATCGATTGCTTGGACCAGCTGGAGAGCAAACAGGTGCTGGCCCCCATTAcgcccggcaccggcatcgacaCCAGCGACCAGCCTACCCGGGGCATCGTCCAGTCTGTCTGCGTTCGGGGATTGCCTGAGCAGCGCCTGAAGCGACCACCGACGGCCAAGGGGGCTCAGCGACAGCAACGGATGGCTGGTTATCGGTGCAACAGTGTAAGCGAAATGTTGCAGTTGTTCTTTAGCTGCACATTACCAGTCAGCATGTCGCACGTAACGGCCACACGATCTCCAATTCCGGTACGCCAACCATTCCCGGTGGAGCTGTTACACGGGGGACCGGGTGGGCTGAGCTTCGATGGCTTTCGCACCGACGATCCGTTTGCACAAGTGGCACCCCTCGCTAGCATTCCGACACTCGCCGCACTGCAATCATCAACCGATTTGGGCCGGCCACTGGAGGCCCTGCATCGTGAGGTTAAGCGAGTCCGACTAGCGCGCATACCGCGCTTCGTTGAGTGCGATCTGGATACAACGGAGTATGATGAGGCACTCGAGCAGTTGCTAGTGCTGAAGGAGCAATATGATGAAAACTACTCTATTTAA